The Actinomycetota bacterium genome includes the window CGCTGCCGCAACGCCCGTACACCGACCGATGTCACAAGGCTACTTGTAGCACATTGGACGGACCTGGGGCACGGCCGAGGGCAGGCCCGGGTGATCCCGGGGGTACGCTGGGGCCGTGCTGAGGCGGGGACAGAAGCTCGCCGTTGTCGTCGCGGCGGTGGGGGTGGCCGCCGTGGCCGGGGTCAGTTGGCCCCGCGCCCTGTCAACCGACGACATCGCCGGCGGGGCCCGCCCCTCGGGCGCGGCGGGGACGTCGCCCACGATCACCTTCGCCCCGGCCACGACCGTCCCCCCCGACCCCGGGCCCCCCGACCCCGGCCCGACGGCGGACGTGGCCGGTGCCCCGGGCCGCACGTTGCGGGTGGGCTTCGCGCCTGCGGCCCGCACCCCCACGCTGGTGGCCGACGCCGTCGGCTCGCGGGTCGGCCTCTACAGCGAGCCCGGCCAGGACGAGCCCGACGGCTGGTTCGACAACCCCACGTGGGAGGGGCTGCCGGCCGTGTTCATCGTCCACGACCGCTACCAGGACTGGCTGCGGGTGCAGGTCTCCATGCGCCCCAACGGGGCCACGGCCTGGGTGAGGGCCGGCGAGGTCACCACCCGGGAGGTCACCAGCAGGGTCGAGGTCGACACCCACAACGCCACCCTGCGGGCCTACGAGGGCAGCCGCCTCGTGCTGGAGGCCTCGGTGGCCCCCGGGAAGGGCGCCACCCCGACCCCCCTGGGCCACTTCTTCGTCGACGGGATCGTCAAGATCAACGACCCGTGGGGCCCCTACGGCGCCTTCCAGGTGAGCGTGTCGGGCTTCTCGGAGGTCTACTCCAGCTTCGGCGGAGGCGTGGGCCAGATCGCCATCCACGGCACCAACGACCCGGCTCTCATCGGCACGCCGGCCAGCAACGGCTGCGTGCGCATGACCAACCCCGACATCACCGCCCTGGCCGGCATCGTCACCATCGGCACCCCCGTCACCATCACCTGACGGGGGCCGCCTGGCCACCTGAGCCCCGGCACGACGCACGGGCACCTTGTTGCACGATGGCGGTCAGCGGGGGGCGCCGCAGCGGGGGCAGCGTTCGTAGGCCCGGGAGGACGGGCGGCCGCACTGGCCGCAGCGGGTGACCGGCAGCCGGCCCTTGCGCAGCCGGTCGACAGCCGACCACAGCATGCCCCCCAGGGCCACGACCATGGCCACCTCGAGAACGTCACGGACGAGGGGGGGCACCCCACGACCGTAGGCTCGCAGCCATGAACCGGCTCGCGTCCGAGACCAGTCCCTACCTCCGCCAGCACCAGGACAACCCGGTGGACTGGTACCCGTGGGGTGAGGAGGCCTTCGCCGAGGCCCGCCGCCGCGACGTGCCCGTCCTGCTGTCGGTCGGTTACGCGGCGTGCCACTGGTGCCACGTGATG containing:
- a CDS encoding L,D-transpeptidase; this encodes MLRRGQKLAVVVAAVGVAAVAGVSWPRALSTDDIAGGARPSGAAGTSPTITFAPATTVPPDPGPPDPGPTADVAGAPGRTLRVGFAPAARTPTLVADAVGSRVGLYSEPGQDEPDGWFDNPTWEGLPAVFIVHDRYQDWLRVQVSMRPNGATAWVRAGEVTTREVTSRVEVDTHNATLRAYEGSRLVLEASVAPGKGATPTPLGHFFVDGIVKINDPWGPYGAFQVSVSGFSEVYSSFGGGVGQIAIHGTNDPALIGTPASNGCVRMTNPDITALAGIVTIGTPVTIT